From Fusarium oxysporum f. sp. lycopersici 4287 chromosome 10, whole genome shotgun sequence, the proteins below share one genomic window:
- a CDS encoding hypothetical protein (At least one base has a quality score < 10), protein MQPENYLLASSWTAAILYGVKARARPSYSRMTTKTLAVSLLAILVKIVDGPSYLLAALSFGALGDAFLAWDSEPAFLAGLGSFLTSHLFYIALFFETGAKRLVLEDQSRVAIVISAILLGPTMLTLLIPRVNNELRLPILLYTCAILGMIFSALTIENDKVALGAVVFTVSDTILASGRFLVPTSSSHQVWMDYAVWILYYSGQFMLAMGTLEKAGIQLGAN, encoded by the coding sequence ATGCAGCCAGAAAATTATCTTCTCGCCAGTTCCTGGACCGCAGCCATACTCTATGGCGTCAAAGCTCGTGCAAGGCCGAGCTACTCGCGCATGACCACCAAAACCCTCGCAGTTTCCTTACTTGCGATCCTCGTCAAAATTGTTGATGGGCCGTCGTACCTCCTAGCTGCACTCAGCTTTGGGGCGCTGGGCGATGCGTTTCTTGCTTGGGATTCAGAGCCGGCATTCTTGGCAGGCCTtggaagcttcttgacatcgcATCTCTTCTACATCGCGCTTTTCTTTGAGACAGGCGCAAAGAGGCTTGTTCTAGAAGATCAATCACGCGTCGCTATCGTTATCTCAGCAATTCTACTTGGACCCACGATGTTGACGCTGCTGATTCCGAGAGTCAACAACGAACTTCGCCTACCCATTCTTCTCTATACCTGTGCAATTCTGGGCATGATATTCTCGGCACTGACGATCGAGAATGATAAGGTCGCACTGGGAGCTGTTGTGTTTACGGTATCTGATACCATATTGGCCTCTGGCAGATTTCTTGTACCtacatcatcttcacatcAAGTCTGGATGGACTATGCTGTTTGGATTCTTTACTACTCGGGACAATTCATGCTCGCAATGGGCACTCTAGAGAAAGCTGGAATTCAATTAGGTGCAAATTGA